Within the Solwaraspora sp. WMMA2056 genome, the region CACCCTGACCCATCAGTGGTGGACAGACCCACTGACCGACCTGGGCGGTGCCCTCGCCGACACCGCCGCCGGCACCCCGGCCTGGCTACTCGGCGACCATCAGGGCAGCATCACCGGCGTCGCTGACGCGACTACCCTGACCGGCAGCGGCGACCTCGACCCGTACGGAAGCCCGACCGGTGCCGACACCGGCGACTACGCCGACAACCCGCTGCGCTTCCACGGCCAGTACCTCGACCACACCACCGGCCTGTACGACGTCCGGGCCCGCGACTACGACGCCGCCACCGGTCGTTTCACGTCCCCGGACCCAGTTGCCGCCGCAGCGGGAACCGCCTTCATCCAGACCTACCACTACGGCTACAACCGACCGACGGTCCTGACCGATCCGACCGGACTGTGCCCGATCATTTGCACCGCCATCATTGGCGGGGTAGCCGGGGCTGCCGTCGGCGGCATCGACTGCTGGCTCAGCCGCGACGACCGCAATACCTGTCTCACGAAAATTGCCGTCGGCGCGGCGGCCGGCGCGCTCACCGGTGCCACTCTCGGCGCCGGGGGCAGCGCAGCCGCCGGCCTGTACGGCGGGGTCAGCACCGGGACCCAGATCGCCGGGGGCATCGTGGCCGGCGGTGCCGGCAGCGTCCTTTACGGATCCGGGGTAGCCGCCGCCACCGGGCAGCCCTACAGCTACGGCAATGCCGCCAACGACTTCCTCTGGGGCGCCGCCGGCTCCGCTGGTGGCGTCGCAGCCGGTACAGTAGCCCAACGAGCCGCCGCCCGCACCGCAGGGTTCCAAGCCGCCAACTGCCCGGCACCGAACAGCGTGGGTGCGGTTGGTCGGCCATACATAGGCAGGACCGCCAACGAGCTAATCGACGTAAATATTAAAGATCCCGCAGCTCAAGCTCTGGCGGTTCGCATCCACGGTCGAGCCTCCGTGAGGTTTTCGGGCGACCCTAAGGGGCGGGAGTTTGACGCGGTGAGCCACCTCTACGTAGCACAGTCCAAGCCAGCAAATTACCAAATCGGCAGCAGCTTCCGCCGCCAGGCACAGGCAACGTTCGAGATGGCGATTCAGACCGGACGACGTCCGTACTTTCATTTTGAGGGACCACCGATGCCAGAGGTGACCCGCAAGCTCCAGGAGTATGGTGTGCGATACGGGATACAGCCCGTGATCGACACTAGGCGACTCGGAGGATGACATGTACGAACTTCACGGATGGATCACCCTCTTAGACAACACGTATGAATCAAATTTCGACACCCTCGACCCGATGATTCAGCAGCTAAACAGCCTGATCAACAAGGCCCACTGGACGACGATGTCCGTCGAACTTCGACCCCTCAACGGCACCTATCACCTTTCTGTGGACATAAATGCCAACCGGAAACGCGATGAAGCCAGGCTTGCGGACGAGATCTTGCAATTCGTGGCGGACCATCTATCCGGATCCTACGGAATCCTGCACGACCGTGATGACGAGCGATCAGACCCACCTGGACCAAATGCCTTTCGGGTCAGAGTAATTCGACGCGGACAGATAGTCCAAGAATCAGACAACTTCCTATCCCCATGTCGGCCACTAATTGAAGACTGACCCAGAACCGCAGCAGAAACCCCAGGAACCTGCGGTCATCATTCATCGTGAATAAGAAACGGCGAAAAGAATCAATCGGATGTCGACAGATGGACAACATAGACAGGGATCATAGCAAAAACCGATATTTCTTAGACGAGACACATAAATGCTGGGTCGCTCTTCGGAATCGCGACACCGCCCGCGCCGACTATCATGAAGAATGGTACGATGAGCAATGCGGCTCATGTAAATTTTGGTTGCCGCTCGCAGGTGAGCTGGGTGCAGATTATGGCGCGTGTGCCAACGCCCGATCACCCTTCGACGGCAGGGTACAATTTGAACATGATGGCTGCGATGAATTCGAGGATGCAGGCGAGTGGGTGGCCAGAAGCTCTCCATAGGCGAACACCTTCCGAACAACCCGGCACTAAGGCCTGCGCAAGCACCATCACCGCACATCCAGTCCCATGTAGAAAGCATCTTGGGTCCGACCTAGCCGCCGTCGACGATTGCCTCGGAATAGAAGAACGGAAATGGCAGGAGTTGCCCCGATAGCACCTGGAGTCAACAGCCAACTGCTGTGGCTTGACTACTGAGTGGCCCGACGAACGGCCACGACGCCGATAACTTTAAAGACCGGAGGCGCTGGCCGCGTTCCATACGGACACCGGCCAGCAGGTCGGTTGCGTCGGGGGTGCCCGGGGCCGCGCCGCAGCCATCGATCTCGTCTTGAAGCGGCGAGAAGCTGTCGATCGGCTGGAACAGCCAGCCAGCGCGAGTCACCGAACAGTTGGTCCCTAGTGGAGACGAATCCCGTTGGCAGAAGATAAATTGCTCGTGCAAGTCATGGCTGACTACGATTGTTTTCCACTCTGGCTCCTCAACAGAGGCGGCACGGACAATGTCGACCCAAGAGAGCTGAGGCTCTCGCCGCAGCTTCGCTCAGCACTGTTGGCGTGGGCAGATGCCTACGATGCGACGCTGGACCGCCAGGATCCCGTTGCATCCGGCTTCCCGGACGCCGCAGCAGAGGAGAGCTTCCATGCGCACGGTGTCGAACTGGCCCATCAGGTAGCTGCCGAACTTGGCGCAAGGTACCAAGTAACATACATTGATGGCCGCACCGGCAATGCGCCCAGATCGGGTGACGGCACTTCCGGCCATACGCGCAACTGACCGGCCTACCAGCAAGGGCTGGTCGCAACCTAAGTGGTCGGCGCCGTAAGTCCTTCGGGGGTTACGCGGCCAGGGCGTGTGCGGCGGGTTGGCGTTCGCGGCTGGAGGGCTGTTGGGGGTTCTGCTCTTTCGGTTCGTGTCGCTCGATCCGGGCGAGTAGATCGGCGAGGTCGGTTGGGGTGAACTTCCATCTGAAGGGCCGGGCGGTCGCGTTGTAGCGCTGCTCGAAGGCGGTGAGGCGGTCCTGCACCTGGTCGAGGTTGGTGAAGTCGTTGGGGGTGACGACTTTGCGTTGCACGATGGAGAAGTAGATCTCCACTTGGTTGAGCCGGGAGGCGTGGACCGGGGTGTGGATCATGACGGCGTTGGGGTAGCGCCTGGCCAGCCGGTTGATCGCGGCTTGGCCTCGGTGGGAGGAGCCGTTGTCGACGATCCAGAACACCCGCCGGGCGGAGGCGTACGGCTCGCGGGTCATGACTTCGTCGACCAGTTCGGTGAACGGGTCGATGCCGGTGGTGTCCTGGCAGAGTCCGATGACGTGGGCGCGGTGCACGTCGTAGGCGGCGAGGTAGGCGAGTGCGCCGCCGCGGTCGTATTCGTGGTTGACCCGCATGGCGCGGGCCGCGCCCGGTGGCAGGGTGGGGTGGCAGCGGCAGCGGGCCTGGATGCTGGTCTTCTCGTCGGCGCAGATGACGTACTCGTCGTCGCCGAGCGGGACGCCTTGGTAGGAGCGGGCGTAGAGGTCGAGCACGCGGGTGGCTTTGACCGCGAAGTCGGGGTCGCGGATGAAGATCCAGGACTGGTGTTGCCAGGGTTTGAGGGTGTCGGTGGCCAGGATTCGGCGGATCGTGGAGGGCGAGATCTCCGCGACGATGCCCCGGGCGACGACCTCGCGGGCCAGGTCGGGGCAGCTCCACCGCGACAGTGGCGCCTCGGCCTCGGCCGGTAGCTGGCAGGCCAGGGCTTTGACCTCGGCGACCTGCACGGGCGTGAACCGGACTGGCCGCCCGGTTCGCTTGCGGTCGGCCAGACCGGGCAGTCCCTGCTCGGCGTAGCGTCCACGCCAGCGGCGCACGGTGTCGATGTGCACGCGCTGCCGGGCGGCGATCTTCTGGTTGGAGTAGCCGTGGGCGGCGTCGCGGACGATCCGGGCGCGGATGACCTGCTGGTAGGCGGCGGTGTGGGAGTGGGCCAGGGCCTTGAGCCGGTGCCGGTCGGCGGCGGGCAAGGTGATCTGGCGTGCTCGGGGGACGGGCACGGGCGAGCCTTCACGACAATGATCCGGGGTGGGGGCTCGCAGGTTGCCCTGCCGATGCCGCCGTCGGGCGTCGACACGCCGGGGGCAGGATGTGACCCATGCCGGCGATTCCCGAGTCCACCAAGAACTCCCTGGCGCAGCGGCTGCGTGAACACGCCAAGGCGAGATGGCCCCAGCTGGCTGCGGTGGATGTGCGCTGTCGCGGGCGGTTCGCGTACGTCACCGGCGAACTGGCCAACGGCGAGCGGCTGCCGCTGATGCGGTACCGCTACGGCGGGTCCGCGCACCGCTGGGGCACCGCGATCTACGTGGCCGGCAGCAACAGCTACGAGGACCAGATCTGGTTCAGCGGCAGTGTCGAGGACGCCTTCGACTTCGTCTGCGACATCCACATCAGCCCCATCACACCCGAACCCTGACCCCAGTCACCCGTCAACCCCCGAAGGACTTACGGCGCCGACCACTAAGAACGACGAAACGGCGAGAAGGAGTGGGACTGATTCAATCAGTCAGCTTGGAAGGCAGGAGACTCGGCGTCGGGCTGGCCGCCTTCTGCACGAGCACGGGCCAGCAGGTCGGCAGCGTTAAGGGTGTCCGGGGGCCGCGACGCCGCCGTCGCTGATTTCAGCGAGGGTCTGTCGGTTCTGGCTCGGGTCAGCCTGGTGGACGCGAGCTGCGGAGCAGTTGATCAAGATCGTGGTGGTCGAGCAGGTTCCGCATGGGGAGGAAGAGTGGATCAGGCATCGTGGGCGGGGCGGTCCAGCTCAGGTCGACGAACTTGTCCGGCTCGCGGACCTGGGGGCTGCCGCGCAGGTGGTCGCTGATCATCCAGATGGTCACGTAGTGCCGGGCGGCGTCGAAGACGTCGTTGGTGACCGCGCCGAAGCGTACGTTGGTGATCTCGACGCCGGTCTCCTCGGCGACCTCCCGCCGCGCGGTCTGCTCGAAGCTCTCCCCGTGTTCGAGGTGGCCGCCGGGCAGTGACCAGGTGCCGGCCCCGTGGGCACCTTTGCGGAAGCCCATAAGGAAGCGACCTTCGCGAAGCACGAAGACCGCCACCCCTACCTGAGGTCGCTGCACGCCGGTCAGCTAACCCCGAGCCGATCCGGGCCGTCAACCGCCCCGTACGGCGATCTTCGGTGTATTGACAGCGTTGGATGCAGTCGCTGACACTTGTCGGCAACACGCATGTAACAACAGTGTTGTTAACGCTCACATCGAGGCTCGCCCGGGAGGCGCCATGAGTCACCGCTGGTTGCGTCGGTTGCTGATCGTGCCGGTGATCGCGATGGCCGCGACACTCGGCGGTGTCGTCGTCACGTCCTCCCCGGCCGCTGCCGCCACCAGCAACTTCCGAGGCATGAACTGGGCCGTGCTGGGCGACAACTTCAGCACCGGTCCGCTCGTCGTGCACGGGCTGAGCATGTCCGACAGCAACGCGACGGTACGGGCCAAGGCCAACGCCATCTACGACGACATGGCGGCCACCATGGGGGTCAACACCGTACGGCTGCCGATCAACACCCACACGGTCGGTACGGCCTGGTGGGAGGCGTACCGGGGTGCGATCGACGCCGCGACCGCCCGCGGCTTCAAGGTCATCCTGGCGTACTGGGAGGACGGCGCGGCCTCCGGCGGCCGGGTCACGAACCTCGCGGCGTGGAACGCCATGTGGTCCACGGTCACCCACACGTACGGGTCGAACCCGAACGTCTACTTCGAGCCGATGAACGAGCCGCACGGCTACAGCTCGGCGGAGTGGCGCAACGTGGCGGCCAACTGGCTCAGCTACCACTACTCGGCGGTGCCCGGCCGGGTGCTGATCGGCGGCACCGGCCTCAGCCAGGACCTGCGGGACGTCTGCAACGACAGCCGCTTCAACGCGACGCTGTTCTCCTTCCACCACTACGCCTTCTTCTACGGCGAGATGAGCTACGACGCCTTCCGCAGCCACATCCAGACCCGGCTCGGCAACTGCGCCTCCCGGGCGGTCGCCACCGAGTTCGGTGCGCCGATGAACGACGGCCGTAACTACGCCGAGCCGAACAGCACCGACAACTTCGTCCGCCACATCCGCGCGATGGCCCAGGTGATGCGCGACAACCAGATGGGCGGCACCTACTGGCCGGCAATCGGCGGCAAGACCGGCAACATCGGGTACGACTGGTACTCGATGTTCGCGCTCAGCGGCAGTGGCACCGGCCTGGACCTGACGGTCCGCAACCCCTCCGGTGCCGACCGGATCCGCTACGGCTGGGGCGACGCCGTCAGCGACGACCCCTCGACTCCGCCGACGGGGACGTTCTACCGGGTCACCGCGCGGCACAGCGGCAAGGCCATGGACGTGCAGCAGCCGAACACCGACAACGGTGCGCGGGTCGGCCAGTACACCTACAGCGGCAACGCCTGGCAGCAGTGGCAGTTCCAGGACGCCGGCGGCGGCTACTGGCGGATCGTCAGCCGGCACAGCGGGAAGTGCCTCGACGTGGTGAGCGCCTCCACCGCCGACGGTGCCGAGCTGATCCAGTACACCTGTGGCAGCGGCACGAACCAGCAGTTCCAGATGGTCGCCAACGGCAGCTACTTCCAGCTCCGGGCCCGGCACAGCGGCAAGTGCGTGGACGTGCCGGCCGCCTCGACCGCCGACGGCGTGGTCCTGCACCAGTGGTCGTGCCACACCGGCACCAACCAGCAGTGGTCCCGTACGGCTGTCTGACCGCTCTCCCCCGGTTGGGGCGTGACCGAGTCCAGCACCACGCTGCGTCACCGGTCCCGGCACCAGTTGGTCGATCCAACGGTATTCCTGTGAGGAATGATTATTCCTCACAGGTATATCGCTGAGCACGAATACATCCTTCAGCCCTTCAGCCCCGAGGCTGGGCCGTGGTGGTGGTGGTGGTGTGGGTGCCGTCGGGGTGGAGCCGGACGGTGACGGGCTGGCCGGGCCGGGTGGCGGCGAGGCGGCGTACCTCGGTGATGCAGGCTGCGGTGTCGGGGAGCGTGCCGGCCGCCGCGGCCTGTTGTGGGACGGGCATCGGCTTCTCCTGGTCGGCGGGGATGGTGGCGCGCAGTGCCCCGTGCAGGTAGCGGTAGCAGAGCGCGACGGCTTCGGGCAGGCTCGCGCTGGTGGGGACCGGGTCGACCGCGAACGGGGTGGCGGGGTCGACGACCCGGACGGACCAGCTGTGGCCCTGCGACAGTTCGGGGCGGCCGACGGTGTTGCGGTGGTCGACGACGGTGACGTCCAGGGCGAGGCCGAGGCCGCGCACGACGGCGGCGAGTGCGTCGAGGGTGGGGCCGGGCCAGTCGGTGGCCAGGACCATGACGCGGGCGCCGTCGTGGGTCGCGCCGACTTCCCCGAGGTACGCGGCGACCGGGTCGCCGCCGGTGTGGGCGACCTGGCTGACGCCGTTGCGCAGGTGCTGGTCGATGACGTGTTCGCCGTCGATGTCGGTCAGGTCGGTCGGCCCGACGCCGAACTGTGCGGCGAGCGCGGCGATCTGGTAGTGCTCGGGCAGCTGCCACACGGTGGTGCCGGACGGCCGGTCGGTGAGCGTGCGGGTCGCCGGCTCGGGGGCGCTGTCGGGTCGCCAGTTGCGATGCACGGTCCGGCCGCGCAGGTCGGTGACGGTCAGCACCGCGCCGCGCCGCACCTGCCGGGTGCCGTAGCAGTCGAGGCAGAACGGCGGGTCGACCCGGTCGGCGCAGCGTCCACACGGGTGGGTGGGGATCGCCTCGCCCCAGTGTTTCGGGGTCGGCGGCTCCCAGCCGCGCACGTACTTGCCGGCGGTGTCGGCGGGGCGCAGACTGGCGTGCCACCAGTGCCGGTTGCGCCAGATGGCCTGCGCGCCGCCGTGCTGCTCGGCGTCGGCGACCATGCGGCGTTCGAGCTGGTCGAGGTCGTGGCCGCCGGGGTGGCCGTCGAGCCCGACCGGCACCGGGCGGGCGGTCAGCGCATCCTCGGTGAGGTAGTGGGCGGGCAGTTGCGGGTTGGCGACGGTCAGGCCGGTGACGGCGCGTTCGGCGGGGATGGTGGCGAGCGCGGTCGGCAGGTCGGCGATCCAGCGGTGCTGGTAGTCGGGGACCGTACCGCCGGGGTGTTCGAACCGGACGTCCCAGCTGAGCCCGCCCCGGCTGGAGCTGGGCCGCACTTCGAGGACCAGGTCGACGTGCAGCTGGTCGGCGAGGGCGCAGAGCCGGCCGAGCAGCCGGGCCGGGTCGCCGGGTGGCGGCGGTTCGCTGCTGCGGCCGATCAGGACCAGCCACGGCGTGACCTGCCGGTTGGTGAGCGCCACCGCTTCCCACCGGTGGCGGTCGCGCTGCGGGATGCCGGGCTGCCACTGGATCGGCAGCATCAGCCCGGAGGACGGGAGCCGGCCCGGCTCGTCGGGGAAGTCCGGGTCGCGCAGCGTCGATGCGGCCACGCCCGCGCGGGCGGCGAGGTCGGTGACGATCGGGGCGTACGGCAGCCACCAGGTGCCGCCCGGGGTCGGGATCGGGGTGAACGAGCCAGGGATCAGGCTGGTGGAGGCGACCGCCCCGGTGTCGAGGTTGGCGACGGTGAAGACGCGTTGCGCCCGTCGTCGGTCCGCGCCGACTCCGACGATGTGCAGTGAGCTGGGCGGTACCGCGTCGACGCCGTTCACGCCGCCACCCCCGCCCCGAACCGGTGGGACTGGCGGAACTGCTCGGACTGCCAGTCCCGCAGCGCCTGCT harbors:
- a CDS encoding restriction endonuclease fold toxin; this encodes MTLPPGCTSEERSSRTRCRRSTARPTAYAYAYAYAYAYDDRPTGQTVDGVATAISYDANGSLASQTGPAGTREFDYGLDANLRAVELEDSQTIGYGYDEAGNRVNRTVDAVLDASWSWDTLGLPTRLDERDGTDTLTHQWWTDPLTDLGGALADTAAGTPAWLLGDHQGSITGVADATTLTGSGDLDPYGSPTGADTGDYADNPLRFHGQYLDHTTGLYDVRARDYDAATGRFTSPDPVAAAAGTAFIQTYHYGYNRPTVLTDPTGLCPIICTAIIGGVAGAAVGGIDCWLSRDDRNTCLTKIAVGAAAGALTGATLGAGGSAAAGLYGGVSTGTQIAGGIVAGGAGSVLYGSGVAAATGQPYSYGNAANDFLWGAAGSAGGVAAGTVAQRAAARTAGFQAANCPAPNSVGAVGRPYIGRTANELIDVNIKDPAAQALAVRIHGRASVRFSGDPKGREFDAVSHLYVAQSKPANYQIGSSFRRQAQATFEMAIQTGRRPYFHFEGPPMPEVTRKLQEYGVRYGIQPVIDTRRLGG
- a CDS encoding Imm7 family immunity protein, whose product is MYELHGWITLLDNTYESNFDTLDPMIQQLNSLINKAHWTTMSVELRPLNGTYHLSVDINANRKRDEARLADEILQFVADHLSGSYGILHDRDDERSDPPGPNAFRVRVIRRGQIVQESDNFLSPCRPLIED
- a CDS encoding DUF3027 domain-containing protein; the encoded protein is MDNIDRDHSKNRYFLDETHKCWVALRNRDTARADYHEEWYDEQCGSCKFWLPLAGELGADYGACANARSPFDGRVQFEHDGCDEFEDAGEWVARSSP
- a CDS encoding IS630 family transposase; translated protein: MPVPRARQITLPAADRHRLKALAHSHTAAYQQVIRARIVRDAAHGYSNQKIAARQRVHIDTVRRWRGRYAEQGLPGLADRKRTGRPVRFTPVQVAEVKALACQLPAEAEAPLSRWSCPDLAREVVARGIVAEISPSTIRRILATDTLKPWQHQSWIFIRDPDFAVKATRVLDLYARSYQGVPLGDDEYVICADEKTSIQARCRCHPTLPPGAARAMRVNHEYDRGGALAYLAAYDVHRAHVIGLCQDTTGIDPFTELVDEVMTREPYASARRVFWIVDNGSSHRGQAAINRLARRYPNAVMIHTPVHASRLNQVEIYFSIVQRKVVTPNDFTNLDQVQDRLTAFEQRYNATARPFRWKFTPTDLADLLARIERHEPKEQNPQQPSSRERQPAAHALAA
- a CDS encoding NUDIX domain-containing protein, producing MQRPQVGVAVFVLREGRFLMGFRKGAHGAGTWSLPGGHLEHGESFEQTARREVAEETGVEITNVRFGAVTNDVFDAARHYVTIWMISDHLRGSPQVREPDKFVDLSWTAPPTMPDPLFLPMRNLLDHHDLDQLLRSSRPPG
- a CDS encoding RICIN domain-containing protein, which codes for MSHRWLRRLLIVPVIAMAATLGGVVVTSSPAAAATSNFRGMNWAVLGDNFSTGPLVVHGLSMSDSNATVRAKANAIYDDMAATMGVNTVRLPINTHTVGTAWWEAYRGAIDAATARGFKVILAYWEDGAASGGRVTNLAAWNAMWSTVTHTYGSNPNVYFEPMNEPHGYSSAEWRNVAANWLSYHYSAVPGRVLIGGTGLSQDLRDVCNDSRFNATLFSFHHYAFFYGEMSYDAFRSHIQTRLGNCASRAVATEFGAPMNDGRNYAEPNSTDNFVRHIRAMAQVMRDNQMGGTYWPAIGGKTGNIGYDWYSMFALSGSGTGLDLTVRNPSGADRIRYGWGDAVSDDPSTPPTGTFYRVTARHSGKAMDVQQPNTDNGARVGQYTYSGNAWQQWQFQDAGGGYWRIVSRHSGKCLDVVSASTADGAELIQYTCGSGTNQQFQMVANGSYFQLRARHSGKCVDVPAASTADGVVLHQWSCHTGTNQQWSRTAV